A region of the Litchfieldia alkalitelluris genome:
TTCAAAGATGTAAACGTGATTAATTTTGCGTCACCAAGAGTAGGAAATCAGGAATTCGCAAATAACTATAATCAACTGATTAATAAAAGCACTCGGTTCGTTAATCAAGACGATATCATCCCTCTGCTCCCTCCGGAAAAAATACAGTGTCCATTCACTAAAAAGGATTGGAAATATTCACATGTAGATTCTCCACTAAATTTCAGAATTCAAACTGGAAGTCTTGCAGGGAACCATGCTTTAACTACCTATAAAGAAGGCGTTAAATTATTGGATTAGTTTCATTAATACAAGAAATCTGTCAATATTCTCAATAATAAATTGATAATATCTTATAAAAACGGTAAAGCTACCATTAAAAAAATGGAGGCTTTCTTTGTGAAAAGTGGGATAAAAGGGGATTCGAACTTCTTTATAAGCATTCTAAAGTGGGTCTTACTAGGTTGTTTCATCGGTATTTTTATAGGCTCTTTCACAGCCTTGTTACTTCTTACCCTCGACTTCCTTACCGAAAAACGTGAAGGAAACTCTTGGTTCTTATACCTTTTACCACTCGCTGGAATTTTTATTGCTTATATCTACAAAAGGTTTGGGAAGGATTCAATAAAAGGAAATAATCTGATTATGGAGGATATTCAAGGCCGCGGGAAAACTCGAAGAAGAATGGGGATTATTGTTTTTATTGGTACATTCATTACACATCTATTTGGTGGATCGACAGGACGTGAGGGAGCTGCTGTTCAAATGGGCGGCAGTATTGCTGAAACAACCAACCGAATTTTTAATTTAAATTTAACTGATCGTAAAATCCTACTAATGAGTGGGGTTAGTGCTGGTTTTGGGTCAGCTTTTGGAACACCCTTAACTGGAACGATATTTGGTATGGAGTTATATTTTATTGGAAAAATGAAATATGAAGCACTTATCCCCTGTTTTACAGCAAGTTTTATTGGTCATTATATAACAACTAAATGGGGAGTTAAGTATGAACACCATGTCATTAAGGAAGTTCCTGACCTAACAACAATTACTACCTTTAAAGTAATTATTTTATGTATCATTTTTACCATAATAAGTATTCTCTACAGTATCTTAAGATATAGTACAGAGGTTTATTCAAAAAGATACCTAAAAGAACCTATGCTAAGAGCTTTTGTTGGAGGAATTTTAATTGTTGGCTTAGTGTTTCTCTTAGGAGGATCTCGAGACTATACTGGTCGGGGTTTAAAAATGGTAAACAAAGCATTTGAAGGCGATGTTCCGCCTTTTGCATTTTTGGGCAAACTTGTGTTCACTGCGATTACAATGGGCACTGGCTTTGTAGGTGGAGAAGCAGTTCCCTTATTCTTTATGGGGGCAACTCTAGGAAATACCTTAGCAGATTTTTTTAATTTACCGACTACATTCTTAGCAGCATTAGGAATGATTACTGTATTTGCGGGAGCTGCTAATACTCCTATTTCATGTTTTATCTTAGCTATAGAATTGTTTAACGGTAAAGGATACGAGTATTTTTTCATTGCATGTATAATAAGTTACATATTTTCTGGGAGATATGGTGTTTGGCCTTCGCAACAGTTATTTGAACCAAAAAGTAGAATGTTAAATCAAGCTAATGGAACCTCGCTCTCTGAGTTGTTCAAAAAACAAAAAACCACATAATTGTCCTTATTAGCAAGGACTCTTATGTGATTAAAAAGGCAAATGCTTTGTTTCATACTCAATTCCTAGCTCTTGAAACCAACTATTCAAACCGGTCCATAGATCCTCGCAACTAAAATAAGTTTTTTTAATATCTTGCAAATTTCCTCTTAGTAGTAATGTAACGAGCTCCTGATAACCAGTTGGTTTTGAGTTCATTCCTAATGACTGCTTAAATGTTGAAACCCTTGTCGTATAGTATCGCTTGTTTGCAAGTCCAATTAGCTTTGCTGTTTGCCATGCGAAATCCTTCGCTAAAAAGGTTATGAATTCGCAATCCTCTGATTCAACTAGGTTTCTAATTTTTCCCATTGTTTCGTAAGGCTCCCATACCATAAATTCCATCATAACTGCCTTTATATCATCTTCCGATATGTCTAAAGGTAATTGATTGTTCATTCGAAAAAAATCGGTAGGATCATATATTGGGCTAATATCAATAAAAGAACCTGCCCAGATGGCCCAAGAGTCATCAATTCTTTTCGCCCTCTTTATCCAGTCACTTTTTTGCCTTAGATTTAGTTCGATTTTAAACCCATCATAAACAAATTCATAACTCTTTTGAACAAACCCATCATTTGTGACAATATGCATTTCTATATCAGAATACGGCATTTCTGTATTTCGTCCGATTGACCCATATGCTCCGATTGCAATCAATTGATCACCAAACTTATTAATTAATTTATTCTTTATAATATTTATCATTTGTTGTTTTTCGGCATTAGACGTTGGTACTGGAAACGTAAGCATCACTTATCCCCTATTCCACTGCTTAGACTATCATGATTAATTAAGAAAGTAATGATTTGATTTGCACATTGTTCTAGACTGTCTGTATATGTATTTACTTCAATATGATATGGCTCATTTTGTTTATGAACAAAACTCGCTTGGTTAAGGGCTTGACCAATCAATCGATCTCCCCGAAAAGTTTCTCTTCGTTCCAGTTCTTTTTGTGGACAATGTACTCCTACAAATAATACTGGGTATCCAGTTAGAGTTCGTAGGCAATCATCTAAGGTCTGATAATTATGAAGAACATGATCTACAATTAAATTCACTCCATTATCAGAGAACATAGCAATATTTCTATGATAAAACGTTTCGGTAGCAATAGGGATTAATCTCCCGTTTTGGCGATCTTCCATTTTTTCTATAATATGATCAAATTCATCGAGACTAAAGTGAAAGAAATGCGGTAACTTTTCGACTAACACTTTAGACAAACTTGTTTTTCCCGAGCTCGAAACACCATTTAATAAAATAATTTTCCCCTTGTTCATCACAATCCCTTTGAATCCTATATATTTAACTGTTGCTTCATCTTTTTAATGATAGTATCAAAGTATTGTCGTTCATGTTGAACAAAATCATTCATTCCTACTTTCATTTCAATAAATTCCTTTTCTCCTAATTTATTATATTTAAATCCTGCTACGATAATGTTCTGAATCTTACCCATCCACAAATCAGAAATTTCGTTGAATTCTGCTTTAACAATTCCTGACAGTTCTTCTTTCTGAATGTTGAACTCATTAAGATTTATATACTTAGGATATAAATAAACATGGCATAGCTCATTATCGATAAAACTACCAATCTGCAATGAATTTCTAATGGTCCCTAAAGAAACTAACTCTTCAAAAGCAACTGAGATACCTAGCTCTTCTTCCACCTCTCTCACTCCATCAACAACCGTTTCTGTAGATAGTAAATGTCCAGCAGCAGTTATATCTAGTAAGTTTGGAAAATCCTTTTTATCTTCACTTCGAATTTGAAGATATATATAATTTCTATTATTCGCCCTTGTGATGAACCAACAATGAAATGTTTCATGAAGATAACCTACTTTATGAACATCCTCACGGGATGCTTCGCCAATTCTTTCTCCAGTATCAGTAAATATAGCTAAATGTTCTTTAATCATTAGCAACCCCTTTTTAATTCCAATAGTTTTTCATAATTTCTCTGGACCAATCTGGTTGAGAAATGGTTTCCCTTGGTAAGAATTCTTTCATGACGGGCTTAATGTCGAGTACCGGTGTACCGTTTATACAATCTAATCCCTGAACATACAGTTCTCTTCCTTCTTTTTTCACAAGCTTAACCGTTGTTAATCCTATGCGATTCGGACGGTTTTTCCCTCTTTGAGCAAAAATTCCTACCTTAGGAAGATTTTTATTGTTTCTAGGATGTCGTGCATCAGTAACAATTTTATCATCCTCTACCATATGGAAGTAATAAATAATCTCAAGGTGGGAAAATGTATCAATTTCGTTTATACAGTCCTCATTGAATGATTCAGATATTTTTATTCTAGATATAACGTTTCCCCAGTGATCATCCTCAATTACTTCTCGTTCATTGAATACAAAACCAATTGGATTTAATGTAATGACACTCATTGTATCATCTCCTTGTTCAATTGAATTCGTGTGAATTTAATTTAGGTTCGAAATAATTATATAATTCATTTATATAGGTTACCATAATTTTCTATCTGTATTTTTGAAAAGGATACTTTTAGATGGGTGATTTCCATATATCTACCCTGAAAAACGAAAAGCGGAAGGCGCTCGATCATCGGCGACAGGCATAAGGCGAGACTGCTAGAAGGTTGTTCTTTAACCTTCTAGGGTGGATTGACTTAGACCTGAGAGCCGATAGCGCCTGGAGCTAGACACTAAGCTAAGTATAATTTTTCATACTCCATGGTGCGAAATACTTATTTAGCATGGATGTCTACCCTGAAAAAAGAAATGCGGAAGGCGCTCGTTCATCGGCGACAGGCATAAGACAAGACGGCTAGAAGGTTGCTCTTTAACCTTCTAGGGTGGATTGACTTAGACCTGAGAGCCGATAGCGCCTGGAGCTAGACACTAAGCTAAGTATAATTTTTCATCCTCCATGGTGCTAATTTTAATTAGCATAGAAGTCTACCCTGAAAATAACATTGGTTGTGGAGTTCCATGAGCTGCGATCCACCTGCTTTCCGCGGGGTGGTCCGTGAGCCTCCCTCTATAAATGTTGCTATATCAACGCTTCAAAGAGCTTTTAGCTCTTTAAAAAAATATTTTCAGTTAGATAACTATCTTAAAAGTGTATTAATATTACATATTTACATAACTATGGTAACTACAAGATACGCTTCGCTAGAGTCAATTGGTATAAATTGACATAGAATCTTATGTGATGCACTATGGATCTCTGCGAATCTTATGACGACGTACCCTCCCATGTCTCTTGGCGTCAAGCGCGTACATTCCTTCGTTCGGTCTTTTCATAAGGCAGAGGCTGGCGGTGCTCCTCGGGGGACTCATGGTCTAATGGCTCGTTTGTTGCCGGCTTCTCCGTGTCATCCTAATGTCAAAAGTAATAACTAGAAAATGAAAAGCTTAAGCTGCCCCTTCGAGGCAAGAGAGGTCGTTCATCATACTTGTATGACTAAAATATATCTTCTTTTTACTTAGCGCGTGAACAATCTTTAATAACTTACAACAGAGTACTACCATGGCTTCTTTTTTCCTAAGAGGATTGATCCTCCTGGTCGTGTAATACTTATACATTGATTTAAATGCCGAATTATGTTGTATAAGTGGGAGGATTACCCGGAATAGAATAGCTCTTAGCTTCTTCCTCCCCCGCTTAGAAATCTTTTTTTGACCTTTATGTTGTCCAGATGAATTCTCACGTAATGTTAGTCCCGCTAGTTTAATAATTTGGCGTGGATGCTCATAATGCGTGGGGGAACCCATCTCTGATAATAGTTCTACAACTGTGTTTTCGCCAATCCCTGGAACTGACAAAATGTATTCATACTCAGCTAGCTGTGCTGCCAATTCACGTAACCTTTCTGAAAGTTCATCGAATTGTTGAGAGAGTAGGTTAAACTGAGACATTAAAGTGGCAATCTCATAACGGGCCATCTGTAATCCCTCTGTTAAGCCTATGGACTCTTCAGATACAATCAATAATTCATTAACCTTACCTTTCGGTACACATTTAAGGTAATCTACTGTTCGATATAATTCTACTAGCTCATGAATTTCTTTCCCTTTAACATCACTTGGTAGAGGTGACTTTTCTAGTACCGCACAAGCTGTTTTACCTAGTTTCTTAAAGACTAGATGGAACTCTGGGAAAAAGCGATCAATCCAACGAATAATGCGATTTCTAAGAGCGGAAAGATCTTCTTGGATCTTTGACCTTAAAGACGCTCCATTTCGGAGCTCTGCTTCAATACCTTCTAAGATTCGAGGGTAACTAAACCTTCCATCACGAACCAACTGAGCGATAACACGGGCATCCTTTTTATCATTTTTGGTTTGTAGATTGTCATCTAGCTCTTTTGTTCTGTTTACATGTAAGGGATTAACCATTACAAAACGAATGCCTAAATTAACTAAATAAGAGGCAAGATTCATCCAATAGTGTCCTGTTGGTTCAAAACCAATAATCAATTCTGATTTATCGTGTTTCTCTTGTAGAGAGACGATTGTGCTGTGTAAATAATCAAAGTCATGACGAGCATTCATAAAAGCAAATGACTTTTGTAACACACGCCCTCGGTCATCGATAGCGCATGCGTAATGTTTATTCTTAGCAATATCAATTCCAACAACTAAGGTATTTTCAGATACTTGATTAATTTTATAATTCATATTACGATTCATAAGTAGTCCTCCTACATGGTAATGAGTCAATTTGGTCGTTGACACTCATGCATCATATATGAGGGCTATTTTTTTTTCAAGTACCTTTAAAGTTATAAAACAGGAATGCTCCTCGTCGCCAGGGGCGGGCTCCTGTGGGGTCTCACGAGACCACTGGATCCCGCAGTCAAGTGGCTCTCCGCTCATTCCACACTTAGTAAGTACACTATTTTCATTCTCCATGTACGAATCGAATTTAAGGGTTAGGCTATGGGAAGAAAAGATGCCACTCCACTTATTTCATAGTGTTTTCTATCACGGTTCAAGAGCAACAAATTTCACGAAAATAGCCAAATAAAAAAAGAATAAGGGTCGATTCCTTATTCTACAGTTACTTTATTCTCTTCAATTTTCTTTAGTCTTAACTGAACTTCTTCTTCGGACAGTCCATGCTCTTGAACATATCGATTACTTGGGTGGATTCTGCATTCATGTGAACAACTTCTTAAATAAAAATGTTCATTTTTCTCTGATGATAAGATGTGTTTATTACAATCAGGATTTCCACATTTTACGAATCGTTCACAGGGTTCACCTGTATAATAGTCTTTCCCAACGACATTATGTTCTCTTTGGTTTACTTGGACTCCTATACGTTCATCAAAAACATAACATTGGCCGTCCCAGAGTTCCCCTTGTACTTCTGGATCTTTGCCGTATGTGACAATCCCACCATGAAGTTGAGAAACATCTTCAAATCCTTCTTTCAGTAACCAACCTGAAAACTTTTCACATCGTATTCCACCCGTACAGTAGGTTAGAATTTTTTTACCTTCTAGCATCTCTTTGTTATTTCTAATCCAATCCGGTAGTTCTCGAAACGAATTAATATCAGGTTTAATTGCTCCTCGAAAATGCCCAAGGTCATATTCATAATCATTTCTAGCGTCAATAACGACAGTATCGTGAGCTTTCATTGATTCATAAAATTCCTTAGGAGATAAATACTTTCCAGTTAATTCTAAAGGGTTGACATCATCCTCTAATCTTAATGTCACAAGCTCATTTCTAGGTCGAACCTTCATCTTTTTAAATGCGTGCCCATCCGCCTCATCTATTTTATAAATCATATCCTCAAATCGAGTGTCTTCTTTCATATACTTCATGTAAGCATCTGTTTGGTCGATTGTCCCAGACACTGTACCATTTATTCCTTCTTTAGCTACAATAATTCGACCCATTAAGCCGATTTTATTACAAAGTTCTAAATGCTCTGCCGCAAACTCTTGAGGGTCGTAAATATGAACATATTTGTAATATAAAAGGACTCTGTATTGATTTTCCATTTGTTTACCACCTTATTAATTATCCAGTCTTCATAAGAAGAAATATACGGTTACTATAGCAAAGCCTAGACATCATTTCAATCTCTAACTCATTCACATTAAATCGCATTTTTGCTGAGCACTTTATTGTTCCTGAAGATTCGTTTTTTATCTAAGGCACCAGAACCGAATAAAACTCCTACAACAATAAACAAAAAGCCAAATATTTGAAGAACCGTAATGGTCTCCTTCAAGAAAAAGAACGAACCAAGTAAAGCAAAGAACGGAATTAAATTAATAAAAATAGCTGCTTCTGCCACACCGATTTCTTGGATTGCCCTGTTATAAATCATGTGTGATATTCCAGTGGCAAATATAGCTGAAGCAAAAAATATCGTCCAAACACCAATTGTTCCATTCTTCATGGATTTTAGTCCACTTGGTTCTATGATCATACTTATGATGTAAAGAATTAATGAACCAAAAATAAGCATATATGCAGTCATTACAGTTGGATCTAACTTTGAAGTTACTTTTTTGATCATTACGAAGCTAAACCCTTGTGTAGCAATTGACAAGAACACGAATAAATCACCCATTGAAATAGAGGTAATGCTATCCCCGCCGTTAAGTATGACAAAACAAACCCCTGTAAATCCAGTTAAGACTCCAATCGCCTTCTTAATGGAGAGTTTATTTTTCAGTATGAGAGTTGATAAAATCACAGAGATTAATGGGGAAAGTCCTAAAATAAGACCAGCATTAGATGCGGTTGTTTTTGTTAGACCAAGTGATAGGAACACATGATGTCCAACAACATTAAACAATGAAGCTATGAAAATATATCGAATGTTTAAAAAAGATATTTTTTTCAGTTTTCCCATCAGCAACAATATGAGTAATGCGACAATACCTGCCGTGAAGATGCGAAAAGAAGTCATAGTTACCGGGGAGAAATTTGTGACTAATATTTTAGTAGCTATAACGTTCAATCCCCAAAGCATGGTCACAAATAATAGTGAAGAATATAAGACTGACTTTGACATAGATGTTCCTCCAATTGAAGTGAAAGGATGAAGGTATAATTTGCCTTAACCAATCCGATACTCATTTATTCATATATTAGTAGATAATATCAGATTGACCAACAAGAATCAAAGTAATTACTAACTATTTTTTTTAATGAAGTCATATCGTTTTTTGACTGTGAGCACATTACGAAAAGAGGAAAAACAATGAATGTTTTCCCTCTTAACCTTTATCTTAATGGTGAAAAACCTTTAATTTCTTCTAAAATATTGTCTATTTGTTCTAAAGTCTCTAAGTTTAAGTCAACGTCAACTGCTTTAACATTTTCATCAATTTGCTCAGGTTTACTTGCCCCTATTATCGCGGAGCTTACACCAGGTTTTCTCAAAATCCACGCTAATGCTAATTGACTTAATGTTATACCTTGTGATAAAGCTAACTCCTCTAGTTTCTGAACACATTCAAGGACATCGTTACGGAAATAGCTATTAATTACCATATTTGTGGAATCATTTGCTGCACGACTATCTAACGGTTTTGCCGCATTTGCCTTATATTTACCTGTCAAAATTCCTTGTGCAAGCGGTGAAAAAACAATTTGCCCAATCCCGGCCTGATCACATACAGGTAAGACCTCTTCCTCAATGTACCGTTCGATCATATTATAAATTGGCTGATTGGAAATGATTGGTCTTAGTAAATGTTGTTTCCTAATCCCCACCGCTTTTTCAATCTGTGAAGCCGACCATTCACTAACACCAGCATAGAGAATTTTCCCTTGTGAAATTAGGTCATTTAATGCATAAAGTGTTTCCTCCATCGGTACTTCTGGATCAAAACGATGACATTGATATAAATCGATATACTCTAATCCTAGTCGTTTCAAGCTTGCATCACATTGTTCAATAATATGTTTTCTAGAAAGACCACGTTCATTTGGCCCTGTCCCCATAGGAAAAAATAGTTTTGTTGCTACAACATAGCTACTACGCGAATACGCTTTCAACGCTTCTCCAAGAACTTCTTCAGCTTTTCCACCTTCATAAGCATTTGCGGTATCAAAGAAATTAATTCCTATTTCATAAGCTCTATGTATACATTCATGTGCAGTTTTGCTTCCAACAGATTTTCCATACGTTAACCAGCTACCTAATCCTATTTCACTGACTTTAAGTCCACTATTGCCTAGGCTACGATATTTCATAAATTCAACTTCCCCCTTAATTAACACTAATAAACAAACTAGCTTTATTATATCGCAAATCACCAAGCATTTTAAATTATTTATATGTTCTAAACTCAAATAATAGGAAAAGCCCACTAAGCATATCAAAAGGTTTCATTTTTGGGTGCTTTCTTATTAAAAACACAACAGGAATTATCGGACGGGGGAATCATGTTATGCAGCATACTGGAGCGGATAAATAGACGGAAGAATTCCGCTTAATTTGTTGTTACTATTAAAAATAAGCTTAATTAGACGGAGAGATTCCGCCTATTCGCTTAAAAAGTTTGAAAATGAGAGATTTTGCTTTGCATAACCGGAAATCTACCCTTATATCTCCCGAAACGAGCTCCATTTTGCATTTAACCGAAAAATCTTCGCTTATTTTACTTTTTACTGGTTACTCAACTAAGGACAAAACTTTATACAATTAAGGTTACAATTTCCTAATAAAAAACTCGCCAATAACTATGACGAGTTTACTTTTTCATTTACCAATAAACCAATACCACTGTCCTTAAGCACGTATTTTAAGAAAAGCACCTCAAAACGGAACCCTTTATAAAATATGTGGGTTTCATTTTACATTAGTTAGACTTCTTTAATGCCTCTTCCTTTTGCAATACAGGAACATCAACATTCACCGTATCAGGATACTTAATTCCCATACCTGTATTTAAAGCTACAACAACTTCATCTTCTTTTATCCATCCACTTTCTCTAAGTCTTCGTGCAGCTACGAATGTTGCTGCTCCCTCTGGGCAGATAAATGCGCCTTCAAGAAAAGCTATTTTCTCTTGTTCTTGTAAAAAAGCTGCATCATCAATCGCAATGGCACAACCTTCTGTTTCATAAATGGCTTCTAGTACTAAAAAATCTCCCAGTGCTTTTGGAACATTGATACCAAAAGCTATTGTGGACGAATCAGCCCAAAATTCAGATTCTTTTTTCCCTTCCTGCCAAGCTTTCACAATAGGTGCACACCCTTCAGCCTGAACTGCAACTAATCTAGGAAGTTTCCCTTCAACCCAACCAAGCTCTTTAAGTTCACAAAGCGCTTTGTATATTCCAATAATCCCTACGCCCCCGCCGGTCGGATAAAGAATAACATCAGGCATTTTCCAACCAAATTGTTCAGCTATTTCAAGACCCATTGTCTTCTTGCCTTCAATTCTATATGGTTCCTTTAATGTTGATGCATCAAATAAGTCATAATCTGCGACTGCCTTTCCAACTATTTTTCCTGCATCACTAATCAGTCCATTTACTAAGTTAAGATTTGAACCAGAAATAGCACATTCATTTCTAGTGATTTTCGGTGCATCAATTGGCATCACAATGCTGGATTTAATTCCAGCTCTTGCAGCATAAAGTGCCCAAGCAGCTCCCGCATTTCCGTTAGTCGGCATGGCAAGTTCTTTCACTCCGACCTCTTTTGCCTTCGAAACACCTACTGCTGCTCCACGAGCTTTAAACGTTCCAGTTGGAATAATCCCTTCATCCTTCATATAAAGGTTTGGAATGTCCATGTCAATTCCAATCACTGACATTGGTAAAAGAGGAGTCATCCCTTCTCCTAATGTAACTACATTTTCTTTGTCCACCACAGGTAGAAGTTCATGATATCTCCATAAACTAGATTCTCTATCTACCAAATTCTCTTTGTTAAGGTTAGAACGCAGTTCGTCTAAATCATATTTTACTAGGAGTGGAGAACCACAAGTACATAATTGCTGTATTTCTTGATAAGAATATTCAGTACTACACTTTGGACAATACAAATGAGAAATATAACTAAATTTCAAAGCAAAAACCCCTTTTTTCTTTTTTCCTAGTTAACCAATATTTTTACTCTATCATTATATAATAAAAACTGAAACATATAATTGCTGTTATTAGATTTTTTATAGATACTTGTAGAAGAAAAAAGCTCTCTCTAATTAACTATACTGATTCTGTAAAATACACAATTGATTTATCTATCTCTAGTTTTCCAGGACCCACTTTTTATTAGTGGGAGATGTTTAATTTTTTCTTTATTAAATACATAGGCGAATCCATTTAACTTCTTGTTCAAATCATTAACTTTGACTCTTTCATATAAGTTATTCGTCCGTCCTTCTTCAAAATCCTCAAGAATATCCATTTGGGCCAAGCCATCCTCTGAGACCTTGAACCACTCCCCATGAACCTCCATTCCACTTTCATCGAGCAACAAAGCTGGGTACGGTCCTAAATTATACAAAAATCCTTTAACCGAACCTGTTTCTATTTGTTGTATATAAGGCTCGGCAACATAGTGATTTACTTCTCCCACAAGTAAGGTGCCATAAACAAATACAAAATACTGTTTTGATTCCAAATTAAAAACTCCTATTCTATTAATAACATTGATATATCCTTAGCCCCTTTAACATAACAAACACTTCTTTATAAACACAAAGCAATTAACCATAACAACCTAATAACTTATATTCTTTCTATGATGATAAAAAAGACGCATCCCACTTAGTGAGCTACGTCATATTAGATCAATCCATCACCAATCCACCATCAACTACTAAATTCTGCCCAGTAACAGCTCGGCTCCAAGGAGCAGC
Encoded here:
- a CDS encoding threonine synthase, whose amino-acid sequence is MKFSYISHLYCPKCSTEYSYQEIQQLCTCGSPLLVKYDLDELRSNLNKENLVDRESSLWRYHELLPVVDKENVVTLGEGMTPLLPMSVIGIDMDIPNLYMKDEGIIPTGTFKARGAAVGVSKAKEVGVKELAMPTNGNAGAAWALYAARAGIKSSIVMPIDAPKITRNECAISGSNLNLVNGLISDAGKIVGKAVADYDLFDASTLKEPYRIEGKKTMGLEIAEQFGWKMPDVILYPTGGGVGIIGIYKALCELKELGWVEGKLPRLVAVQAEGCAPIVKAWQEGKKESEFWADSSTIAFGINVPKALGDFLVLEAIYETEGCAIAIDDAAFLQEQEKIAFLEGAFICPEGAATFVAARRLRESGWIKEDEVVVALNTGMGIKYPDTVNVDVPVLQKEEALKKSN
- a CDS encoding gamma-glutamylcyclotransferase family protein, with the translated sequence MESKQYFVFVYGTLLVGEVNHYVAEPYIQQIETGSVKGFLYNLGPYPALLLDESGMEVHGEWFKVSEDGLAQMDILEDFEEGRTNNLYERVKVNDLNKKLNGFAYVFNKEKIKHLPLIKSGSWKTRDR